TCAAAGACCGCAGACATGTGGTGCGCTCTCTCACCGACGGGGTGCACGGTCGTTTTGCTATCTCCGCCTCAGACCTTGGGCCGGACGGATGTCATAACGTTGCCGAGCTGGGGTTCGCGGCGGCGGGTTCTTCCCCCGCGGAGCTTGACGAGAGAATGGGCAACCTTGAAAAATATCTGTATCAGAGGGAAGAAGAGGGAGAATTCGAGATAACCGGATTCTCGCTGGAGGTGTTCAATTATGGCGACCTATCGAATTGACAGGATAAACAAAGAATTTCTGCGTCTCATCTCCGAGATGCTCCAGACGCGGATAAAAAGGGCGGAGGCGGCGGAAGCCGTACTCACGAAGGTCTCCGTGTCGCGTGACCTGAGCTACGCAAAGGTTTTTTATACCCTTATAAAAGAAGAAAACCGCGAAAAGGTCCAGGCCGTGCTTGACTCGGCGGCGGGTCCCCTCCGTTCTATGCTCGGCAAGGAGATGCATCTGCGCACGATCCCCGAGCTGCACTTCTGCTATGACGACTCGGAAAACAGGGCGCGCGCGATGGACGAGCTGCTTGATAAAGTGGCTGAGCTTGACGCGCGGAAGAGGGCCGAAAGGGACGCTCGGCAGTGACGGCGGAGAATAACGGCCTCTTCAACGAGGTGCTCGAAAAGCTGAAAAAGCATAAATCGTGGGTGATCCTCTGCCACGAAAACCCGGACGGAGACACACTTGGCAGCGCCTTTGCGCTCTATTCCCTGGGAAAGAGGGAGGGCAAATCCGTTATGATCGTCTCCCCCGACAGTCTGCCGGATACCTTTTCCTTCTTTCCGCATGCGGCGGAGCTGCGCGTAACCAAAAGCCTCCCTGCCGAAGAGGTGCGGAACGCGCTGCTGGCCGCCGTTGACATCAGCACGGAAAAACGCGCGCAGTCCAACATGCCGGAGCTGCTGTCGGCCTGCGCCGACTCCGTCAACATCGACCACCACGGCGACAACACGATGTTC
This genomic interval from Cloacibacillus sp. contains the following:
- the rbfA gene encoding 30S ribosome-binding factor RbfA, encoding MATYRIDRINKEFLRLISEMLQTRIKRAEAAEAVLTKVSVSRDLSYAKVFYTLIKEENREKVQAVLDSAAGPLRSMLGKEMHLRTIPELHFCYDDSENRARAMDELLDKVAELDARKRAERDARQ
- a CDS encoding DUF503 domain-containing protein; protein product: MSFWIAAAQLSLRLPFAGSLKDRRHVVRSLTDGVHGRFAISASDLGPDGCHNVAELGFAAAGSSPAELDERMGNLEKYLYQREEEGEFEITGFSLEVFNYGDLSN
- a CDS encoding DHH family phosphoesterase, with translation MTAENNGLFNEVLEKLKKHKSWVILCHENPDGDTLGSAFALYSLGKREGKSVMIVSPDSLPDTFSFFPHAAELRVTKSLPAEEVRNALLAAVDISTEKRAQSNMPELLSACADSVNIDHHGDNTMFAATNLVVPSASATAEIITALLSAYGKGITEGEASALYTSLVTDNG